Proteins from a single region of Halodesulfovibrio sp. MK-HDV:
- the htpG gene encoding molecular chaperone HtpG yields MSQSYEFKTEVRKLLHIITHSLYTNREIFLRELVSNASDALDKLRFAEAKGEEIAAAELEPSISITLDKDAKIITITDTGIGMNKEELVDNLGTIARSGSERFLAELSESKDSASNIIGRFGVGFYSVFMISEDVTVTTRSYKPDSEGFTWKSDGLGSFDITPAEDAPERGTVITINVKDDAVEFLEKFRLEQALKQHSSFIPFPIYLDGDHQNTTPALWREPKSSISKEQYKEFYNYLTFDDKEPLATIHSAVDAPVQFTSLSFIPTFGRDLNSMGREDYGLDLYVRRVLIQHECKDLLPDYLSFIKGVVDTEDLPLNISRETLQENVLIRKINQTVTKQILSHLDRMAKNDADAYKEFWNVHGKIFRLGYSDYANRDRYAKLLRFNTSTHEAVEELTSFDEYIERAKEGQKSVYYISATSREAAKLNPHLEIFTRKGLEVLFLYEPVDEFVMDNLGKYGEFDLVSVETVSPDSLKDFDDVVKKEKTEELSEEETATLSDLLAHIKTLLGDKVTDVRLSERLSGSPAVLSSPDGATSSMEKIMRMMNQDESIPQKVFELNSDHPIVRNLLRIYKSDKDDALVKETVEQLFESSLLLEGYLKDPHAMVSRINDILEKAGNWYSEIKKI; encoded by the coding sequence ATGTCACAATCATATGAATTTAAGACTGAAGTTCGAAAACTTCTTCATATCATCACACATTCCCTCTACACCAACCGCGAAATCTTCCTTCGTGAGCTTGTTTCAAACGCATCTGATGCTCTCGACAAGCTTCGTTTTGCTGAAGCAAAAGGCGAAGAAATTGCTGCTGCTGAGCTAGAGCCTTCCATCTCTATCACACTTGATAAAGACGCTAAGATCATTACCATTACCGACACCGGCATTGGTATGAACAAAGAAGAGCTCGTGGACAACCTCGGCACCATTGCCCGTTCCGGCTCTGAGCGTTTTCTTGCTGAATTGTCAGAAAGCAAAGACTCCGCAAGCAACATTATTGGTCGCTTCGGTGTTGGTTTCTATTCTGTATTTATGATCTCTGAAGATGTGACTGTGACTACCCGCAGCTACAAACCAGATTCCGAAGGTTTCACTTGGAAATCTGATGGACTAGGCTCTTTTGATATCACCCCTGCTGAAGATGCACCGGAACGCGGTACCGTCATTACTATCAACGTAAAAGACGATGCTGTAGAATTTCTCGAAAAATTCCGTCTAGAACAGGCTCTGAAGCAGCACTCCAGCTTTATTCCTTTCCCGATCTACCTTGATGGTGACCACCAGAACACCACCCCTGCATTATGGCGTGAGCCTAAGAGTTCCATCTCTAAAGAGCAGTACAAGGAATTCTACAACTACCTTACCTTTGACGATAAAGAGCCGCTTGCAACCATACACAGCGCAGTTGATGCACCTGTACAGTTTACAAGCCTTTCCTTTATCCCAACTTTCGGTCGCGATTTAAACAGCATGGGCCGTGAAGATTACGGTCTTGACCTGTATGTGCGTCGTGTTCTTATCCAGCACGAATGCAAAGATTTGCTTCCGGACTACCTTTCTTTCATCAAAGGCGTTGTAGATACAGAAGATCTTCCACTGAACATTTCCCGCGAAACTTTGCAGGAAAACGTTCTTATCCGTAAAATCAATCAGACTGTAACAAAACAGATTCTTTCTCACCTTGACCGCATGGCTAAAAACGATGCTGATGCGTACAAAGAATTCTGGAATGTTCACGGTAAGATCTTCCGTCTCGGCTACAGCGACTATGCTAACCGTGATCGCTATGCAAAACTTCTTCGCTTCAACACCTCAACACATGAGGCTGTCGAAGAGCTTACTTCTTTTGATGAGTACATTGAGCGCGCAAAAGAAGGCCAGAAATCTGTTTACTACATTTCTGCAACTAGCCGCGAAGCAGCTAAGCTTAACCCGCATCTTGAAATCTTCACCCGTAAAGGTCTTGAAGTTCTCTTCCTTTACGAGCCTGTAGATGAATTTGTAATGGATAACCTTGGTAAGTACGGCGAATTTGATCTCGTATCTGTTGAGACCGTTAGCCCGGATAGCCTGAAAGACTTTGATGACGTAGTGAAAAAAGAGAAAACAGAAGAGCTTTCTGAAGAAGAAACCGCTACTCTGAGCGATCTTTTAGCACACATCAAAACACTGCTTGGTGACAAAGTAACCGACGTACGCTTGTCTGAACGTCTTTCCGGTTCCCCTGCGGTTCTTAGCAGCCCTGATGGCGCGACCTCTTCCATGGAAAAGATCATGCGTATGATGAATCAGGACGAATCTATTCCGCAGAAAGTATTCGAACTGAACTCTGACCACCCGATCGTCCGCAACCTGCTGCGTATCTACAAATCAGATAAAGACGATGCTCTTGTTAAAGAAACTGTTGAGCAGTTGTTCGAATCTTCCCTGTTGCTGGAAGGCTACCTGAAAGATCCTCATGCTATGGTTTCCCGTATCAATGACATCTTAGAAAAAGCTGGCAACTGGTACTCTGAAATTAAAAAGATCTAG
- the panB gene encoding 3-methyl-2-oxobutanoate hydroxymethyltransferase produces MSKQTAATGVTPVTSLDIRQSKGDRKLTMLTAYDYSSATLVDECDIDMTLVGDSLGMVMLGRDDTISVTMDEMVHHTKAVVRGTTRSLVIADMPFMSYEVSTEDAMRNAARLFQEGGARAVKLEGGHTVVPQVKALVNAGIPVVGHIGLTPQRVASLGGFKVQGKTAEAANTLLEEAKALEAAGVFCIVLEAIPAPIAARITQELSIPTIGIGAGAECDGQVLVFHDLLGLFDRFVPKFVKQYANLRETAASAISDYKREVEDGSFPAPEHSFAMPQHEKDKFEKS; encoded by the coding sequence ATGAGCAAGCAGACAGCTGCAACAGGTGTAACGCCTGTTACTTCTTTAGATATTCGTCAGAGCAAAGGTGACCGTAAACTTACCATGCTGACCGCATACGACTATTCATCTGCAACGCTTGTTGATGAATGCGACATCGATATGACCCTTGTAGGTGATTCTCTCGGAATGGTCATGCTGGGTAGAGACGATACCATCAGCGTAACAATGGACGAAATGGTGCACCACACTAAAGCGGTAGTGCGTGGAACAACGCGATCTCTCGTCATAGCAGATATGCCTTTTATGTCCTACGAAGTCAGCACAGAAGATGCCATGCGCAACGCAGCACGACTATTTCAGGAAGGCGGAGCGCGTGCCGTTAAACTTGAAGGCGGTCATACAGTTGTGCCTCAAGTAAAAGCTCTCGTTAATGCAGGAATCCCTGTAGTCGGGCACATAGGTTTGACGCCTCAGCGAGTGGCGAGCCTTGGTGGGTTTAAAGTACAAGGCAAAACCGCAGAAGCTGCCAACACATTGCTCGAAGAAGCAAAAGCTCTCGAAGCGGCAGGTGTATTCTGCATAGTTCTCGAAGCGATCCCCGCTCCAATAGCCGCACGCATTACTCAAGAGTTATCTATCCCGACAATTGGCATTGGTGCCGGAGCAGAATGTGACGGGCAAGTCCTTGTGTTTCACGATCTTCTTGGCTTGTTTGATCGATTCGTACCAAAATTTGTGAAGCAGTATGCAAATCTGCGTGAAACCGCAGCGTCAGCAATAAGTGATTACAAGCGTGAAGTGGAAGACGGAAGTTTTCCTGCGCCAGAGCACTCCTTTGCCATGCCGCAGCATGAAAAGGACAAGTTCGAAAAGTCATAA